In Acaryochloris marina S15, a single genomic region encodes these proteins:
- a CDS encoding phage tail sheath C-terminal domain-containing protein, with translation MALDYFAPGVYVEEVDRGSRPIEGVSLSVAGFIGFTEDVRGDAELFQPMMITNWDQYREFFAKPGSDGFTDFDAYLPFAVQGWFLNGGGRCWVTSIGTQLPGSAAPDPEEAGTLLPTFSGRPSLKFSLKLPEASGDTPALPSGDARIQVAIFESAPKPVEDDEEPPLNSGEYFTVVVRQGGEQLEKYEYLTMNPDVDTAVADYVVTALEESEFVTVANLSQSGQALSRRPANGAFEITPPPQISTPERFPRDLQGQRDDRTGMQGIFEIDEVAMIACPDLMRAYQNGLLDLDQVHGVMEMMVSLCENSFPGPAYRMAVLDPPPVKIGKNDNTAVPPEQQRPQHVAQWLNEFNRRSMFGAIYYPWIKVANPRNGGRPIMVPPCGHMMGIWCRTDESRGVFKAPANDTPRGVIGLAYETNMREQELLNPKGINCIRNFANYNRGFKVWGARTLVEPDNVQWRYISVRRLISYIEKSIEIGTQWVVFEPNDQDLWARITRTVSNFLERLWREGALFGASPSEAFYVKCDGELNTNETIMLGRLYVEVGVCPVRPAEFVIFRISQWAPNQ, from the coding sequence ATGGCCCTGGATTATTTTGCCCCTGGCGTTTATGTCGAAGAAGTTGACCGAGGAAGTCGCCCGATCGAAGGTGTCAGTCTCAGTGTGGCCGGATTTATCGGGTTTACTGAAGACGTGCGTGGAGATGCTGAATTGTTTCAGCCGATGATGATTACCAATTGGGATCAATATCGGGAATTTTTTGCCAAACCCGGTTCGGATGGGTTTACTGATTTTGATGCCTACTTACCTTTCGCTGTTCAAGGCTGGTTTCTGAATGGCGGTGGACGCTGTTGGGTGACGAGTATTGGCACTCAATTACCGGGATCTGCTGCACCAGATCCAGAAGAAGCTGGAACTTTATTACCCACTTTTAGTGGCCGACCCTCCTTAAAATTTAGTCTAAAGCTTCCAGAAGCCTCTGGGGATACTCCCGCACTTCCATCCGGAGATGCACGGATTCAAGTTGCTATCTTTGAGAGCGCGCCCAAGCCAGTGGAGGACGATGAAGAGCCTCCTCTCAACTCTGGTGAATACTTTACCGTTGTCGTTAGGCAGGGTGGAGAACAGCTAGAGAAGTATGAATACCTGACCATGAATCCCGATGTTGACACGGCTGTTGCTGACTATGTCGTCACGGCTTTGGAAGAATCTGAATTCGTCACGGTTGCGAACCTCTCTCAGTCTGGGCAAGCGCTATCTCGTCGGCCAGCCAATGGAGCCTTTGAAATCACCCCCCCGCCTCAAATCTCTACGCCTGAAAGATTCCCTCGTGATTTGCAGGGGCAGCGGGATGACCGCACCGGCATGCAGGGCATATTCGAGATTGATGAAGTGGCTATGATTGCCTGTCCTGACTTGATGCGTGCCTATCAAAATGGCCTGCTCGATCTGGATCAGGTGCATGGAGTCATGGAAATGATGGTCAGCCTATGCGAGAATTCCTTTCCGGGCCCTGCTTACCGGATGGCCGTCCTTGATCCACCTCCTGTCAAAATTGGCAAAAATGATAATACTGCGGTTCCCCCAGAACAACAGCGCCCCCAGCATGTCGCTCAATGGCTGAATGAATTTAATCGCCGCTCTATGTTTGGGGCTATCTATTATCCCTGGATAAAAGTCGCGAATCCTCGCAATGGTGGACGCCCGATTATGGTGCCGCCCTGCGGGCATATGATGGGGATTTGGTGTCGGACAGATGAGTCAAGAGGTGTCTTTAAAGCACCTGCAAATGATACTCCAAGGGGAGTCATTGGCTTAGCCTATGAAACCAATATGCGAGAGCAGGAACTTCTGAATCCTAAGGGAATCAACTGTATTCGCAATTTTGCCAATTACAACCGCGGCTTTAAGGTTTGGGGGGCACGCACCTTGGTTGAACCGGATAACGTCCAATGGCGTTATATTAGTGTCCGTCGCCTGATCAGCTATATCGAAAAATCAATTGAGATTGGTACTCAGTGGGTCGTTTTTGAACCCAATGATCAGGATTTATGGGCACGGATTACTCGAACCGTCAGTAATTTCCTAGAGCGACTTTGGCGGGAGGGCGCATTATTTGGGGCCTCTCCCTCCGAAGCCTTTTATGTCAAATGCGATGGTGAATTGAACACCAACGAAACCATTATGTTAGGTCGGCTCTACGTCGAAGTGGGTGTCTGTCCAGTACGGCCAGCGGAATTTGTGATCTTCCGGATTAGCCAGTGGGCTCCTAATCAGTAA
- a CDS encoding peroxidase family protein: protein MNDNEMVPNDIESTATPLYGSRILDIDQEEGTVLDDTSSSGQMNDNEMEPTYLELTATPLYGSRILDIDQEEGTVPGNTNSLFQYRSIDGTGNNPYHHHAGSSDTQLLRLLTPAYDDGVSTPRGGAIMIDSPHGGSYSIPDPAGLPNPREISNTVASQTESIPNFLGASDWLWQWGQFIDHDLDLNEGGKEAFFIPVSKSDSLFNPKFPYLPFTRVPAAHDTGTNRHNPREQNNEITSFIDGSGVYGSDAERANFLRSYANGELKTTVAENGEQLLPYNRADHPFGNANGGQNIADADLYLAGDVRANEQLGLTANHVLFVREHNRLAADISERLEAGESGLVAQYQSFKGEYLNQNGVTHADKVKDEYLYQAARKVIGAKIQIITYKEFLPLLIGDTLLDDYEGYQPYINPAVSNEFANAAYRLGHTLLNNQIHRFDDNGLESIALKDAFFKPGEVSANGVDSLLRGLVLQEAQELDNFIVDGVRNFLFGAGTGGFDLASVNIQRGREVGLPSYVDAQKQLFGVEITSFEELPFAPAVIELFETAYKHVGQIDLWLGGISELSANHGGLLGPTFSFFIKDQFARAAAGDRFFFLNDLDELKVLAADITQTNLSNIIRLNTTQDYLVQDNVFQVPYENKILGDDGQNSLRGTRQNDLIDGLDGNDFIRGNFGADILIGNLGDDYLIGGAGNDTVIGGDGNDVLTGYADNDVLVAGNGNDMVRGGNGNDIINGVGDQFGRHDFDLLKGGRGEDVFILGDERSVFYQGRGLAIIQRFELNQDTIELAGSAADYTLMTFGSRTSLRLAGSNDLIAILEGRVENFNTGFEFTEN from the coding sequence ATGAACGATAATGAAATGGTACCCAATGATATAGAGTCGACCGCCACTCCACTCTATGGCTCTCGAATATTGGATATAGATCAAGAGGAAGGTACCGTTCTAGACGATACGTCTTCTTCAGGTCAAATGAACGATAACGAAATGGAGCCTACTTATTTAGAGTTGACCGCTACACCACTCTATGGCTCTCGAATATTGGATATAGATCAAGAGGAAGGTACCGTTCCAGGCAATACGAACTCGTTGTTTCAATATCGCTCAATTGACGGAACAGGCAATAATCCATACCATCACCATGCGGGTTCGAGTGATACTCAGCTTTTAAGACTATTAACCCCTGCTTATGATGATGGTGTGAGTACTCCTCGAGGGGGGGCGATCATGATTGACTCTCCACATGGTGGCTCCTATAGCATTCCAGATCCAGCTGGGTTACCTAATCCGAGAGAGATAAGCAATACAGTTGCTAGCCAAACTGAGTCGATTCCTAATTTTTTGGGAGCGAGTGATTGGTTGTGGCAGTGGGGACAATTTATTGATCACGACCTAGATTTGAACGAGGGTGGAAAAGAAGCCTTTTTTATTCCTGTTTCTAAGTCTGATTCACTCTTTAATCCGAAATTTCCTTATCTGCCTTTTACTCGTGTGCCAGCTGCACATGATACAGGGACTAACCGACATAATCCTCGTGAGCAAAATAATGAGATTACCTCATTTATTGATGGTTCTGGAGTGTACGGTTCAGATGCAGAGCGAGCTAACTTTCTTCGGTCCTATGCAAACGGTGAGCTGAAAACCACTGTTGCCGAGAATGGCGAACAACTCTTGCCATACAATCGTGCTGATCACCCATTTGGCAACGCTAACGGTGGACAAAATATCGCGGATGCAGACCTTTACTTGGCAGGAGATGTTCGTGCCAATGAACAACTTGGGCTCACGGCCAATCATGTTCTGTTTGTGCGTGAACATAATCGATTAGCCGCTGATATTTCAGAACGACTAGAGGCCGGCGAATCGGGACTCGTCGCTCAATATCAATCCTTTAAAGGGGAGTATCTCAACCAGAACGGAGTAACCCATGCAGATAAGGTGAAGGATGAGTACCTTTACCAAGCGGCTCGTAAGGTTATTGGGGCCAAGATCCAAATCATTACCTATAAAGAGTTTCTCCCGCTTCTGATTGGAGATACCCTGCTCGATGACTATGAGGGGTATCAACCCTATATCAATCCAGCCGTTAGTAATGAATTTGCGAATGCGGCTTATCGTTTGGGCCATACCCTACTCAATAATCAAATCCACCGTTTTGATGACAACGGTTTAGAGTCGATTGCCCTTAAAGATGCCTTCTTTAAACCTGGGGAAGTGTCGGCCAATGGGGTTGATTCCCTTTTGCGAGGGCTAGTTTTGCAAGAAGCTCAAGAACTGGATAACTTTATTGTGGATGGCGTCCGCAACTTCCTTTTTGGCGCTGGTACAGGAGGCTTTGACCTAGCATCTGTCAATATTCAGCGGGGTCGAGAAGTGGGTCTTCCCAGTTATGTTGACGCTCAAAAACAGCTATTTGGTGTTGAGATTACCTCTTTTGAAGAGTTGCCGTTTGCCCCTGCTGTGATTGAGCTGTTTGAGACAGCCTACAAACATGTGGGCCAGATCGACTTATGGCTAGGGGGTATTTCGGAGTTGTCGGCGAATCATGGTGGTTTGCTTGGACCCACCTTTAGCTTTTTCATCAAAGATCAATTCGCTCGTGCAGCGGCTGGCGATCGCTTTTTCTTCTTGAATGATCTGGATGAATTAAAGGTGCTCGCTGCAGACATTACCCAGACAAATTTATCGAATATCATTCGTCTGAACACGACCCAAGATTATCTGGTTCAAGATAATGTATTCCAGGTCCCCTATGAGAACAAAATCTTGGGAGATGATGGCCAAAACTCATTACGGGGAACTCGACAGAATGATCTGATTGATGGACTAGATGGCAATGACTTCATCCGGGGGAATTTTGGGGCCGATATCCTGATCGGTAATCTTGGGGATGACTACTTAATCGGTGGTGCGGGTAACGATACCGTTATTGGCGGTGATGGTAATGATGTGTTGACTGGATATGCTGATAACGATGTATTAGTTGCGGGTAATGGCAACGATATGGTCAGAGGTGGCAACGGCAATGACATCATTAATGGTGTTGGCGATCAGTTTGGCCGACACGACTTTGACCTCTTAAAGGGAGGTAGAGGCGAAGATGTCTTTATCTTAGGAGATGAGCGTTCTGTCTTTTACCAAGGTCGGGGTCTGGCAATTATTCAACGGTTTGAACTCAATCAAGATACGATTGAGCTCGCTGGCAGTGCTGCAGACTATACTTTAATGACTTTTGGTAGTCGAACTAGCCTTCGTTTAGCGGGGAGTAACGATTTGATTGCCATTCTAGAAGGAAGAGTTGAAAACTTTAATACGGGTTTTGAATTCACTGAGAATTAA
- a CDS encoding DUF6760 family protein, translating to MAYHFHWSRNDILQMEHGERLQWIREIERLVG from the coding sequence ATCGCTTATCACTTTCATTGGTCCCGGAATGACATTCTGCAGATGGAACATGGAGAACGGTTGCAGTGGATTCGAGAGATTGAGCGATTAGTTGGCTAG
- a CDS encoding phage tail protein — translation MASELNKPIAPSSFYLEISGVADGEKSVFKSVNIPDYSPKVQGGQQAVGTTKGGKTIWQVNSAGFEGLFSFDCICIASGDGDSTSLNMYKWFEQCLPSSSGGKGKWADNQKEGSITAYNTDGEEVAKWQFSEAWPSKYKCADLDVTADSYIEETYTITCEKFNRTK, via the coding sequence GTGGCAAGTGAACTTAATAAACCCATTGCCCCCAGTAGTTTCTATCTAGAGATTTCTGGTGTTGCTGATGGTGAAAAATCTGTATTCAAGAGTGTAAATATTCCCGACTACTCTCCCAAAGTCCAAGGGGGACAACAGGCCGTGGGAACCACAAAAGGGGGGAAAACCATTTGGCAAGTCAACTCAGCAGGTTTTGAAGGCTTATTCTCCTTTGACTGCATTTGTATTGCCAGTGGAGATGGCGATAGCACCAGTTTGAATATGTATAAATGGTTTGAGCAATGTTTGCCCTCTTCCAGTGGTGGCAAAGGCAAGTGGGCAGATAACCAGAAAGAAGGCAGTATTACCGCCTACAACACGGATGGTGAGGAAGTGGCCAAATGGCAGTTTAGTGAAGCTTGGCCGTCTAAGTATAAATGTGCAGACTTAGATGTTACCGCCGACAGCTATATCGAAGAGACCTACACCATCACGTGTGAGAAATTTAATCGAACAAAATAG
- a CDS encoding phage tail protein: MPDLPEILTRSRFYLELKLEGSQDSVDGIFMECSGFQASQDVIEVVEVTPQLWGKQGKTKGRNIRTKIPGNATYSNLTLKRGLMSSMTLWNWLQKVQEGDWAEQRREGALVIYNQAAKEQCRLEFQGAWPVSYKISDLDVKSGDHNIEEVEITVESVKRVEVTA; the protein is encoded by the coding sequence ATGCCCGATCTACCAGAAATCCTCACACGGTCAAGATTCTATCTAGAACTGAAACTGGAAGGAAGCCAAGATTCAGTTGATGGAATATTTATGGAATGTAGCGGGTTTCAAGCTTCCCAGGACGTGATTGAAGTGGTAGAGGTGACCCCACAACTCTGGGGGAAACAGGGAAAAACCAAAGGTCGCAACATCCGCACCAAGATTCCTGGCAATGCCACCTACTCTAACCTCACCTTAAAGCGGGGTTTGATGTCTTCAATGACTTTGTGGAATTGGTTACAAAAGGTGCAAGAAGGAGACTGGGCTGAGCAGCGCCGGGAAGGTGCATTGGTGATTTATAACCAAGCTGCGAAAGAACAGTGTCGATTGGAATTTCAAGGAGCCTGGCCCGTCAGCTACAAAATTTCTGATCTAGATGTCAAAAGTGGAGACCATAACATCGAAGAGGTGGAGATTACGGTTGAATCCGTTAAGCGAGTAGAGGTCACGGCGTAA
- a CDS encoding DUF4255 domain-containing protein, whose amino-acid sequence MIPAVTQTLAEILSDGTSSITKDQIFFNHPKVDQEMAVGVNLYCYDVRESYSCPPQYLSGEEESIQDIEAEQTKPLKWFDISFLVSVWDFTALGEQHLLSEVLMLLSRHSFLPIEYLSPVLQGYGRLPMRISTGRLMNPIELWHALGAPLRPALHVVVTIPFFVSERSPALSKPSKNHWCESTPMQ is encoded by the coding sequence ATGATTCCTGCTGTCACTCAAACCTTGGCAGAAATCCTGTCTGACGGAACGTCCTCCATCACTAAGGACCAGATATTTTTCAACCACCCCAAAGTGGATCAGGAGATGGCAGTTGGGGTAAACCTTTACTGTTACGACGTTCGTGAAAGCTATTCTTGCCCCCCACAATATTTGTCTGGGGAAGAAGAGTCTATTCAGGATATAGAAGCAGAACAGACAAAGCCATTGAAGTGGTTTGATATTTCCTTCTTAGTCAGTGTCTGGGATTTTACTGCCTTAGGAGAGCAACATTTGCTTTCTGAAGTCCTTATGCTCTTATCCCGTCATTCATTCTTGCCGATTGAATATTTATCTCCAGTCTTGCAAGGCTATGGCCGTTTGCCGATGAGAATTTCCACTGGAAGGTTAATGAATCCAATCGAACTCTGGCATGCGTTAGGTGCTCCCTTACGTCCGGCGCTACACGTAGTCGTCACTATTCCATTTTTTGTATCCGAACGATCGCCTGCTCTTTCCAAACCTAGTAAGAATCATTGGTGTGAAAGCACGCCTATGCAGTAG
- a CDS encoding substrate-binding domain-containing protein has translation MIPKPPYSQYACPQGNPLTCNAVSEKGSCSVCHFPGILSPKTKINGQHQYEMVAFLGQRGNGRLYEATNLSDQSSCVLKEYVLPQQTFNFEQIFKRREAFTQRSGIRLADGRAQNFRLVMPLEAIVPSLSSPERYFLVYGGEQTDTISLRQFLENKSPLSVASIRNILSQILQSLEFMHQQQFRWISGQVQSGLLHGNLNLDSVLVAEQNPGLLVYLCDFYFWESLFTSPLDPQCRPAIAQDLQAVGEIAQYLTAASKDPQQPLGETSMERQFRSDFPPADQQFIQRLTGESDPPFETSEQARQVLLSLPPIPKSEILSSSVTAQESRPTRPCWWMGWVFAYLFIGSVGIGWLYLRNQTKHSLSTENISCCIDQVANVPIGPVQFLAEKQGTWDFLYTQPHLLKRNTTLQRELIQAQALLQSWEYQPISISQDSIANQPGAHGQRVITLLNGQTANFIITNHTDDIDPSFGVKPFAYNGIAVFVAFGYAQRENSLPRRLKGKITLDQLRRLYTGQIKNWQELGGPNRPVKVYFPDQDGLLRIFERQVLVDDSSIAAFRKLVATRGRIPIHKPNQKCVGSFCGFASTTLQLRAVIEDFEDRDSFSIGFDELNKVINQCSVYPLALAEKGKATVSPLRLNNHRPVTPATDLCNSKASYSVNAQALQNQTYPLTFSLNVVYPRDNRRQPAGQTFANILKTQETQCWLQQIGLAPYRKISVKSACRAKSKKKP, from the coding sequence ATGATCCCTAAGCCCCCTTATTCCCAATATGCATGCCCCCAAGGAAACCCTTTAACGTGTAATGCCGTGTCTGAGAAGGGGAGTTGCTCAGTTTGTCATTTCCCAGGGATTCTCTCGCCAAAAACCAAAATCAACGGCCAACATCAATATGAAATGGTTGCTTTTTTAGGCCAGCGAGGAAATGGGCGCTTATACGAGGCCACCAATCTCTCAGATCAAAGTTCCTGTGTCCTGAAAGAATATGTGCTGCCGCAGCAAACATTCAATTTCGAACAAATTTTTAAGCGGAGAGAGGCGTTTACCCAAAGATCAGGCATTCGCTTGGCGGATGGTCGTGCCCAGAATTTCCGGTTAGTGATGCCTTTAGAGGCCATAGTTCCTTCCCTATCTTCACCGGAACGTTATTTCTTGGTGTACGGCGGTGAGCAGACCGATACCATATCTTTAAGGCAGTTCCTAGAGAATAAATCTCCACTATCTGTTGCATCAATCCGGAATATCTTGTCCCAGATTCTGCAAAGTTTGGAATTTATGCACCAACAGCAATTCCGATGGATTTCAGGCCAGGTGCAATCAGGTCTTCTCCATGGCAATCTCAACCTAGACAGCGTATTAGTTGCTGAGCAAAATCCAGGACTATTAGTGTATTTATGCGATTTCTATTTTTGGGAGTCTCTTTTTACGTCTCCCTTAGATCCACAATGCCGACCTGCGATCGCACAGGATTTACAGGCCGTTGGAGAAATAGCACAGTATTTAACCGCAGCATCCAAAGACCCGCAGCAACCTTTGGGTGAAACATCTATGGAACGTCAGTTTAGATCTGACTTTCCCCCAGCAGATCAACAATTTATTCAGCGCTTAACTGGAGAATCTGATCCCCCCTTCGAAACCTCTGAACAGGCACGGCAAGTACTCTTAAGCTTACCTCCTATTCCAAAGTCAGAAATTTTATCATCTTCAGTTACGGCACAAGAATCGAGACCAACTCGTCCATGCTGGTGGATGGGATGGGTTTTTGCTTATTTATTCATAGGCAGTGTAGGGATAGGGTGGCTGTACCTTAGAAATCAAACTAAACACTCACTTTCTACAGAGAATATCTCTTGCTGTATCGATCAAGTTGCCAATGTGCCGATAGGCCCTGTGCAATTCTTAGCTGAGAAACAGGGGACCTGGGATTTCCTCTATACCCAACCCCACTTACTAAAGCGAAATACAACCCTTCAGCGGGAGTTAATTCAGGCCCAAGCTCTTCTACAGTCTTGGGAATATCAGCCGATATCGATATCACAAGATTCGATTGCCAATCAACCTGGGGCACATGGGCAGAGAGTGATAACGTTGCTCAATGGGCAAACAGCAAACTTTATTATTACCAACCATACGGATGATATTGATCCATCCTTTGGCGTTAAGCCCTTTGCCTATAATGGCATCGCTGTATTCGTTGCCTTTGGCTATGCTCAGCGGGAGAATAGCCTTCCTCGAAGACTGAAGGGCAAAATTACCCTAGACCAGCTACGAAGGTTATATACTGGCCAAATCAAGAACTGGCAGGAGTTAGGCGGTCCTAATCGTCCCGTTAAAGTGTATTTTCCCGATCAGGATGGACTGCTGCGAATCTTCGAACGTCAAGTTCTTGTAGATGATTCTAGTATTGCCGCTTTCCGTAAACTGGTAGCAACTCGAGGTCGAATCCCCATTCATAAACCGAATCAAAAGTGTGTGGGTTCCTTTTGCGGCTTTGCAAGTACCACCTTGCAACTCCGAGCGGTGATTGAAGACTTCGAAGATCGAGACTCATTCAGCATTGGGTTTGATGAGCTGAACAAAGTCATTAACCAATGTTCTGTCTATCCCTTAGCCCTGGCAGAAAAAGGGAAGGCTACTGTTTCTCCGTTGCGGCTAAATAATCATCGACCCGTTACACCTGCCACGGACTTATGCAATTCCAAAGCCAGTTATTCCGTCAATGCTCAGGCGCTTCAGAACCAAACTTATCCCCTCACGTTTTCGCTGAATGTGGTTTACCCTCGTGATAATCGGCGTCAACCGGCTGGACAAACCTTTGCTAATATTCTCAAAACCCAAGAGACCCAATGTTGGCTACAGCAAATTGGATTAGCCCCATATCGCAAAATCTCTGTAAAATCTGCTTGTCGGGCGAAATCAAAGAAAAAACCCTAG
- a CDS encoding phage tail protein, producing MVQYLANSKFYFEIDGVTSLTLKSISGPEIELEVAGGDSAIGVTKDAKTQTQATIGGVKYNSTIALTYVAGNEGEQKKLSDWYDDCHPDTFSGGGSKAMEGRKTGSLVIYNPDGKEAMRFNFTDLFPGAKKQVGSLSVDSGGQLAEDNIDLYFTQVIRKV from the coding sequence ATGGTTCAGTATCTAGCCAATTCCAAGTTTTATTTTGAGATAGATGGGGTAACTTCTTTGACCCTTAAATCAATCAGTGGTCCTGAAATTGAACTGGAAGTTGCGGGGGGCGATTCAGCTATTGGAGTCACCAAAGATGCTAAAACCCAGACTCAAGCGACGATTGGTGGAGTTAAATACAACAGCACTATTGCCCTCACCTATGTTGCAGGCAATGAGGGAGAACAAAAGAAGCTTTCGGATTGGTACGACGATTGTCACCCAGATACCTTTTCTGGGGGAGGCTCTAAAGCGATGGAAGGCCGTAAAACGGGGTCTTTAGTCATTTATAACCCAGATGGCAAAGAAGCCATGCGCTTTAATTTTACCGACCTGTTCCCAGGGGCGAAAAAGCAGGTGGGAAGTCTGTCAGTGGATAGTGGTGGACAACTAGCAGAAGACAATATTGATCTGTACTTCACTCAGGTCATCCGGAAAGTCTAA
- a CDS encoding Nif11-like leader peptide family natural product precursor: MAKTEFARLFRATQENPTLRQQLNAASNQEEFVSMAQMYGYDFTVDEWQEMIGFNVEELQCELSEIPGI, from the coding sequence ATGGCAAAAACAGAATTTGCAAGATTATTCAGAGCAACTCAGGAGAATCCCACACTGCGTCAGCAATTAAATGCAGCTTCTAATCAAGAAGAATTTGTCAGCATGGCCCAGATGTATGGCTATGACTTCACGGTAGATGAGTGGCAAGAGATGATTGGCTTCAACGTAGAAGAACTACAGTGCGAGCTCTCCGAAATTCCTGGCATCTAA